In Streptomyces sp. NBC_01231, the sequence CTCGGGCTTCTTCCCGGGCTTCTTCCCGGTCGTGTTCGCAGTCGTGTTCGCAGTCGTGCTCTCGGTCTTCTTCCGGGCTTTCGCAGCCGTCTTCTTCGGATCCGAACCGCTGGACGGGGGGCGGGGCGTCACGGGGGAATGCCTCCTCGGCGAAAGTCTGTCGGTCAGATCTGGTCGGATGTGGCGTACCGCTGTATCGCGGCCATCGGTACGGGCAGCCAGTCGGGGCGGTGCCGGGCCTCGTAGACGACCTCGTAGATCGCCTTGTCCGTCTCGCAGGCCCGCAGCAGCACCGGGTCGGTCCGCGGGTCCACGCCGCTGACCTCGGCGTATCCCGAGCAGTAGGCGGCCCGGCAGGTCTGCGCCCAGCCCGGGGCGGGTGGGTCGGCGGAGAGCGCCGCGTAGTCGAAGGAGCGGAGCATCCCCGCGATGTCCCGGGCCGGAGGCTGCGGCATCCGGCGCTCGGCGAGCGGCTTGGACGGCTCGCCCTCGAAGTCGATCAGCGACCACTGCCCGGCGGGCGAGCGCAGACACTGCCCGAGGTGCAGATCGCCGTGCACGCGCTGCGCGGTCCAGGTACGGCCCTCGGCGGCCAGGTCGGCGAGCGCGGTGAAGGCGGAGCGCAGTCCGGGCGCGTACGGCCGCAGCGCGGGGACCGCCTGCGTGGCCGCCTCCAGACGTTCGATCATGCCGTCGACCAGCTGGTTCAGCTGGGTGTGGCCGAGGGTCGCGGTGGGCAGCGCGCGGGCGAGCGCCGTGTGCACCTCGGCCGTGGCCCGTCCCAGCGACCGTGCCTCCGCGCCGAAGTCCTCGCCCTTGGCCAGCTCAAGCAGTGCCAGCTCCCAGCCGTCACTCGCGCCCTGCACGAACGGCTGGAGCACGCCCAGGACGTACGACTCCCCGTCCGGCTCCGCCCGTATCCACCCCGTCGGCGCGGGCACCCGGGGGCAGTCCTCCCGGGCCAGCGCCAGCGGCAGCTCCAGGTCGGGATTGACGCCGGGCAGGACCCGGCGCAACAGCTTGAGGATGAACGTATCTCCATAGACGACCGACGAGTTGGACTGCTCGGCGGTCATCAGGCGCGGCACCAGCCCGTCCCGGATCTCCTGCCGCTGGTTCCGTTCGAAGCGCAGCCCGCCGATGCGGGCCTGGGAGCGCATCGCCTCCAGGAGCAGTTCGGCGGGCCGGGTGTCGTGCAGGGCCTCGTACACCGTGTGTCCGGCGAGCGGGCCCTCGTCGACGTGACCGATCAGCGCGGGCGCCAGCCTGGGGGGCAGCGCCTCGCGCACGCCTATCAGGAGCTGGTAACAGTCGCCCGGGTGGGGCGCGGAGCCCAGGGCGAGCGGCTGGTGGGCGCGCACCAGCAGGTGGTAGAGGCCGATCTTGGCCGTGGGCGGCAGCAGCTCGGTGGCGGCCACCAGGGAGAACCCGGTGACGGGGCGCCCCTTGCCCGCGAACCAGCGCTGTCGCGGCAGCCACTCCCGCAGCAGCGGATCCAGTGACGCGAGGAGGCCGGGGCTGCCGGAACTGGATGTGGCGGTACGTATGACGGCTTCCGACATGGCGTCGCGTCCTTTCCCCGGGATGGTCGGGGTGTTCCTTCTGCGTGCCCCGGGCGGGACGGGGGAAACCGTCCCGCCCGGGGTTCCACCGGGCTCGCACGGCCCTACGCGGCGTCCTTGCGGAGCCGGAACCAGTAGAAGCCGTGCCCGCCCAGGGTCAGCAGATACGGCAGCTCTCCGACGGCCGGGAAACGGACCCCGCCGAACAGCTCGACCGGGTGCCGCCCCCCGAACGCGCTGAGATCCAACTCGGTCGGCTGCGCGAACCGGGAGAAGTTGTTCACGCACAGTACGAGATCGTCCTCGTATTCCCGCAGAAAAGCGATGACCGCGGGATTGGAGGACGGCAGTTCCCGGTACGACCCCAGTCCGAAGGCGTGGTTCTGCTTGCGGATCTCGATCATGCGGCGGGTCCAGTGCAGCAGCGAGGACGGCGAGGCCATCGCCGCCTCGACGTTCGTCACCTGGTAGCCGTGGACCGGGTCCATGATCGTGGGGAGGTACAGCCGCCCCGGATCACAGGACGAGAAGCCGGCGTTGCGGTCCGGGGTCCACTGCATCGGGGTCCGTACGGCGTCCCGGTCGCCGAGCCAGATGTTGTCGCCCATGCCGATCTCGTCGCCGTAGTAGAGGATCGGCGAGCCCGGCAGGGACAGCAGCAGGGCGGTGAACAGTTCGATCTGGTTGCGGTCGTTGTCGAGCAGGGGGGCCAGACGCCGGCGGATGCCGATGTTGGCGCGCATGCGGGGGTCTTTGGCGTACTCCGCCCAC encodes:
- a CDS encoding phosphotransferase, translating into MSEAVIRTATSSSGSPGLLASLDPLLREWLPRQRWFAGKGRPVTGFSLVAATELLPPTAKIGLYHLLVRAHQPLALGSAPHPGDCYQLLIGVREALPPRLAPALIGHVDEGPLAGHTVYEALHDTRPAELLLEAMRSQARIGGLRFERNQRQEIRDGLVPRLMTAEQSNSSVVYGDTFILKLLRRVLPGVNPDLELPLALAREDCPRVPAPTGWIRAEPDGESYVLGVLQPFVQGASDGWELALLELAKGEDFGAEARSLGRATAEVHTALARALPTATLGHTQLNQLVDGMIERLEAATQAVPALRPYAPGLRSAFTALADLAAEGRTWTAQRVHGDLHLGQCLRSPAGQWSLIDFEGEPSKPLAERRMPQPPARDIAGMLRSFDYAALSADPPAPGWAQTCRAAYCSGYAEVSGVDPRTDPVLLRACETDKAIYEVVYEARHRPDWLPVPMAAIQRYATSDQI